A window from Ignavibacteria bacterium encodes these proteins:
- a CDS encoding DedA family protein: protein MIDEIVAFASTINPIWLYLLVFFIAYIENLFPPFPSDVIVAFAGSVSAIGPASLPLLLIMAVGGSTIGFITMYYIGKFAGNKILETGKIKFISVKAVFTVEKWFQKYGYRLIIVNRFLAGTRAIISFFAGMSELDLKKTIILSAASALIWNMILIYLGYAVGHNIDRIGEYLAAYNKFVLSILAGVVILFIARYIYKKFRNK from the coding sequence ATGATAGACGAAATTGTTGCTTTTGCATCGACAATAAATCCAATTTGGTTGTATTTGCTAGTTTTCTTCATCGCATACATTGAAAACCTTTTTCCACCATTTCCAAGTGACGTTATTGTAGCATTTGCTGGTTCTGTTTCTGCAATTGGTCCGGCATCCTTGCCGTTGTTGTTGATCATGGCAGTCGGCGGCAGTACTATTGGTTTTATTACGATGTACTATATTGGAAAATTCGCAGGGAACAAAATTTTAGAAACAGGGAAAATAAAATTCATTTCAGTAAAAGCTGTGTTCACTGTTGAGAAGTGGTTCCAAAAGTATGGATATCGGTTAATTATTGTAAATCGATTTCTCGCTGGAACAAGAGCAATAATATCATTCTTTGCCGGCATGAGCGAGCTCGACTTGAAGAAGACTATAATTCTTTCTGCTGCGAGTGCTTTAATATGGAACATGATCTTAATCTATCTTGGATACGCAGTTGGGCACAACATCGACCGCATCGGAGAGTATCTCGCAGCTTACAATAAATTTGTATTAAGTATTCTTGCCGGAGTTGTGATTCTTTTCATTGCAAGATATATTTACAAAAAATTTCGTAATAAATGA
- a CDS encoding 2-C-methyl-D-erythritol 2,4-cyclodiphosphate synthase, protein MIKIGFGYDVHKFVSGRKLFLGGIEIPSSKGLEGHSDADVLLHAICDALLGAAALGDIGKHFPNTDPKFKNIESTKLLKNVCELLKNKNYRINNIDSTVCFEEPKLLPHIETMRENISSIIGINKSCVSIKATTNEKLGFIGRKEGGAAFAVALIEEITL, encoded by the coding sequence ATGATTAAAATCGGTTTTGGATATGATGTCCATAAATTCGTCTCTGGCAGAAAATTATTTTTGGGAGGAATTGAAATCCCATCTTCAAAGGGATTGGAGGGACATTCAGATGCAGATGTCCTTCTGCATGCAATTTGCGATGCATTGCTTGGAGCAGCGGCGTTGGGAGATATTGGTAAACATTTTCCGAATACCGATCCAAAGTTTAAAAATATTGAAAGTACAAAATTGCTCAAAAATGTATGCGAGCTATTAAAAAACAAGAATTACCGCATCAATAATATTGATTCCACAGTCTGTTTTGAAGAACCAAAACTACTTCCTCATATTGAAACTATGAGAGAAAATATTTCATCTATAATTGGAATAAATAAATCTTGTGTTTCAATCAAAGCTACGACAAACGAAAAGCTTGGCTTTATCGGACGTAAAGAAGGTGGAGCTGCATTCGCTGTTGCACTAATAGAAGAAATCACTCTATGA
- a CDS encoding acylphosphatase — translation MRAVIIVSGLVQGVGYRYFIYRHAVQLGLVGYTKNLIDGSVEIVVEGEKGSINALIQEAKVGPRSAHVKDLKISWEDSTNEFHEFKITGW, via the coding sequence ATGAGAGCAGTTATTATAGTTTCGGGATTGGTCCAAGGTGTCGGTTATAGATATTTTATTTATAGACACGCTGTGCAGCTTGGTTTGGTGGGATATACAAAAAATCTTATCGATGGGTCGGTAGAAATTGTTGTTGAAGGTGAGAAAGGTTCCATTAATGCATTAATTCAGGAGGCAAAAGTTGGACCCCGTTCAGCTCACGTTAAAGATTTGAAAATTTCTTGGGAAGATTCAACAAATGAATTTCATGAATTTAAAATAACAGGCTGGTAA